The following proteins are encoded in a genomic region of Natrinema sp. DC36:
- a CDS encoding winged helix-turn-helix domain-containing protein — MNWDNVGYVISSQYRIEIMKRLDEGPKTPSAMAKPNSDIPIAHVSRALTNLREKDLVELLVPEERKKGRVYGLTDEGEAIWEEAKKQVTA, encoded by the coding sequence ATGAATTGGGACAACGTCGGATATGTTATTAGTTCGCAGTACAGAATTGAAATTATGAAGCGGCTGGACGAAGGGCCAAAGACTCCGTCTGCAATGGCGAAACCAAACAGTGACATTCCCATTGCACACGTCTCTCGAGCACTCACTAACCTCCGTGAAAAGGATCTTGTAGAACTGCTCGTCCCAGAGGAGCGGAAGAAAGGACGAGTCTACGGGCTCACTGACGAAGGTGAGGCGATCTGGGAAGAAGCGAAGAAACAGGTAACTGCATGA